Proteins from one Candidatus Margulisiibacteriota bacterium genomic window:
- a CDS encoding PAS domain S-box protein encodes MIEIADNDYRQLQDAREIAESTINAVHEPLIILDGELKVVSASRSFYQVFKVNPAETERQFIYELGNSQWDIPALRKLLEEIIPGNESFDNYEVEHEFPVIGKRTMLLNARRIPRPPAKPRVILLAIEDVTASKQVAERKRLHEELCQSEDKFSKAFQTSPYAITITRAADGQFIDVNDAFISITGFSREEALAGSSVGLKLWANEAERQRVVAELSAGRAVVGREYQFRTKSGRVITGLFSAQTIQLSQGAGILSSIDDITKRKEAENALAETMEQLKLVNGVAIGNELKVIEREKEVNLLLAELGREPKYK; translated from the coding sequence ATGATCGAGATCGCGGATAATGATTACCGGCAGCTGCAAGACGCCAGAGAGATCGCCGAAAGCACGATTAATGCCGTCCATGAGCCGTTGATCATCCTGGACGGCGAGCTGAAAGTGGTGTCAGCCAGCCGCTCTTTTTATCAGGTCTTTAAAGTAAACCCCGCCGAGACCGAGCGGCAGTTCATTTATGAACTGGGGAACAGCCAATGGGATATTCCCGCGCTGCGGAAATTGCTGGAAGAGATCATCCCCGGGAACGAAAGCTTCGATAATTATGAGGTCGAACATGAATTCCCCGTTATCGGCAAACGGACAATGCTCCTGAACGCCCGGCGGATACCAAGGCCGCCGGCCAAGCCGCGCGTGATCCTGTTGGCCATTGAAGACGTTACCGCGAGCAAGCAGGTCGCCGAGCGCAAACGGCTGCATGAAGAGCTGTGCCAGAGCGAGGACAAGTTTTCCAAGGCTTTTCAGACCTCGCCGTACGCCATTACCATCACCCGCGCGGCCGACGGCCAATTTATCGACGTCAACGACGCTTTTATCTCGATAACCGGGTTCAGCCGAGAAGAAGCGCTGGCCGGCTCGTCGGTCGGGCTGAAGTTGTGGGCCAATGAAGCGGAAAGGCAGCGCGTGGTTGCCGAGCTGAGCGCCGGCCGGGCCGTGGTAGGCCGGGAGTATCAATTCCGGACGAAGAGCGGCCGCGTCATCACCGGCTTGTTCTCCGCTCAGACGATCCAATTGAGCCAGGGGGCCGGGATCCTGTCCAGTATCGATGACATCACCAAGCGCAAAGAGGCGGAGAACGCTTTGGCGGAAACGATGGAACAGCTGAAGCTGGTCAACGGCGTGGCGATCGGCAACGAATTAAAAGTGATCGAGCGGGAGAAAGAGGTCAATCTTTTGCTGGCCGAGCTTGGCCGGGAGCCGAAGTATAAATGA
- a CDS encoding response regulator, protein MKVLAVDDNKQNINMLETILKNAGYEVVSAGNGEEGLAILQQGPVDLIISDILMPKMDGFQLCLKCKDDEKLKNIPFIMTTATYTEKSDENFCLQLGAGKVVVWPIEPDEFIRTINEVLEKTKKEGVAGHRELDQSSVEFLKGYNERVVKQLEHKMVQLEDDIAKREQVEKELKKKLGEAEIFYKAAMDREDKILELKRKLAALEKEGRNA, encoded by the coding sequence ATGAAGGTATTGGCCGTGGACGATAACAAGCAGAACATTAATATGCTGGAAACCATATTAAAAAATGCGGGGTATGAAGTGGTCAGCGCCGGCAACGGAGAAGAAGGCTTGGCCATTCTCCAGCAGGGGCCGGTCGACTTGATCATTTCCGATATCCTGATGCCGAAAATGGACGGTTTTCAGCTTTGCCTGAAGTGCAAAGATGATGAAAAGCTGAAAAATATCCCTTTTATCATGACGACCGCGACCTATACCGAAAAAAGTGATGAAAACTTCTGCCTCCAACTGGGGGCCGGCAAGGTGGTGGTTTGGCCGATCGAGCCGGACGAATTTATACGAACGATAAACGAAGTGCTGGAGAAGACGAAAAAAGAAGGGGTGGCCGGCCATCGAGAGCTTGATCAATCCAGCGTGGAATTTTTGAAAGGCTATAATGAGCGGGTAGTGAAACAGCTGGAACATAAAATGGTCCAGCTGGAAGATGACATTGCCAAGCGCGAGCAGGTGGAAAAGGAGCTCAAGAAAAAGCTGGGAGAGGCGGAGATCTTCTACAAAGCGGCGATGGACCGCGAAGACAAGATCCTGGAACTGAAGAGGAAGCTGGCAGCGCTGGAGAAGGAGGGCCGGAATGCCTGA
- a CDS encoding ATP-binding protein, giving the protein MNYIFAVISISGFLAAGGLAVYVLARDPREKLNRLFFAYSLAVSINELLTFLSIISRGPLSADRYYQLSNVFWVLFIVVFFHFCVIFARRETPFIKRIILPIAYLSLPIMSGLSVGTHWFYTIPQMTAFGFFPGFGQYYWAFVLHTVGFLLAQLWLLWSIWRGAKSKREREQGRVIFLALALSFSLGIISDVILPYLGMDIRSLVPLAINIFVIIFAYAMVKYGGLRVTPSALAESIVKTMPDLLVYADTSKQVAMVNLGFGKALGYSNDEIVGRSCSLFHADEKAHQQLHELLSRQGMIAGQQTLLKRKDGVVVPANVSAMVVRDSAGEEVGSLVIYHDISSEQKLLAEQQKLVEELTKNKDRMLSILEDTTAARDEAKAKAVELARALEGLKAVDRMKTEFLSVISHELRTPLTPILGYVGMFLNEQFGKLPPEYLQQAGIIKKESEHLLSLIDSILDVSRLEQGVQLSLDKKPILLRALLADLQEVFKPDYEARQIKIEVDLPADFPTIVGDSSKLHRLFTNLLGNALKFAPRGGWVKVSGRPDGDQVVLEVRDNGIGVAPENLSRIFEKFYQVDGTYTRATGGVGLGLAIAKEIVEAHGGRIRAESPGLGLGTKIVFTLPITG; this is encoded by the coding sequence ATGAATTACATTTTTGCCGTCATTTCGATCAGCGGATTTTTGGCCGCGGGTGGCCTGGCGGTCTATGTCCTGGCGCGCGATCCCCGGGAAAAACTTAACCGGCTCTTTTTTGCTTATTCCCTGGCGGTCTCCATTAATGAACTTTTAACCTTCTTGTCGATAATCAGCAGGGGGCCGCTGAGCGCCGATCGATATTATCAGTTATCGAACGTCTTTTGGGTGCTGTTTATCGTGGTTTTTTTCCATTTCTGCGTTATATTTGCCCGCAGGGAAACGCCCTTTATTAAGCGGATAATACTGCCGATCGCTTATCTTTCCCTGCCGATCATGTCCGGCTTAAGCGTCGGCACGCACTGGTTTTACACTATTCCCCAAATGACTGCCTTTGGTTTTTTTCCCGGTTTCGGCCAATATTACTGGGCATTCGTCCTGCATACCGTCGGTTTCCTGCTGGCGCAGCTGTGGCTGCTCTGGTCGATCTGGCGGGGAGCGAAAAGCAAAAGAGAAAGGGAACAAGGGCGGGTTATTTTCCTGGCCCTGGCGCTTTCTTTTTCGCTCGGGATTATTTCCGACGTGATCTTGCCGTATTTGGGCATGGATATTCGCTCTCTTGTCCCGCTGGCCATCAATATATTTGTGATCATCTTTGCCTACGCGATGGTGAAATACGGGGGGCTCAGGGTGACGCCATCCGCCCTGGCGGAAAGCATCGTTAAAACCATGCCCGATCTGTTGGTTTATGCCGATACCAGCAAGCAAGTTGCGATGGTCAACTTGGGTTTCGGGAAAGCCCTTGGCTATTCCAATGACGAGATAGTCGGCCGATCGTGTTCCCTGTTCCACGCGGATGAAAAAGCCCACCAACAATTACATGAGCTTCTTTCCCGGCAAGGAATGATCGCCGGGCAGCAAACCTTGCTAAAAAGGAAAGATGGGGTAGTGGTCCCGGCCAATGTCTCCGCCATGGTGGTCAGGGACTCCGCCGGCGAGGAAGTGGGAAGCCTGGTTATTTATCATGATATTTCTTCCGAACAGAAACTGCTGGCCGAACAGCAGAAATTGGTTGAGGAATTGACCAAGAACAAGGACAGGATGCTCTCGATCCTGGAAGACACGACCGCGGCGCGCGACGAGGCCAAGGCCAAAGCGGTGGAACTCGCCCGGGCGCTCGAGGGGCTAAAGGCGGTCGATCGGATGAAAACCGAGTTCCTCTCGGTCATTTCCCACGAACTGCGCACGCCGCTGACCCCGATCCTCGGTTACGTCGGGATGTTCCTGAACGAGCAGTTCGGGAAATTGCCGCCGGAATATCTGCAGCAAGCCGGGATCATTAAAAAGGAGAGCGAACATCTCCTCAGCCTGATCGACAGCATCCTGGACGTTTCCCGGCTGGAGCAGGGCGTCCAGCTGTCCCTCGATAAAAAGCCGATCCTGCTCCGGGCGCTGCTGGCGGACCTGCAGGAGGTGTTCAAGCCGGATTATGAAGCGCGGCAGATCAAGATAGAGGTTGACCTGCCGGCGGATTTTCCGACGATCGTCGGCGACAGCAGCAAACTGCACCGCCTGTTCACCAACCTGCTGGGGAACGCGTTGAAATTTGCCCCGCGGGGCGGCTGGGTCAAGGTCAGCGGCCGACCGGACGGCGATCAGGTGGTCCTCGAGGTCCGCGATAACGGGATCGGGGTCGCTCCGGAGAACCTGTCCCGGATCTTTGAGAAGTTCTATCAGGTTGACGGGACCTATACCCGGGCGACCGGCGGGGTAGGATTAGGGCTGGCGATCGCCAAGGAGATCGTCGAAGCCCACGGCGGACGGATCCGGGCCGAATCGCCCGGCCTGGGCCTGGGAACGAAGATCGTCTTTACTTTGCCGATCACCGGATAA
- a CDS encoding response regulator encodes MKKILIVEDNAKNMYLMDFILTKKGYAVVKAETGEKGVELAGREKPDLILMDIQLPGIDGYETTRRIRASGSAGKVPIIAITSYAMTGDREKVLAAGCSGYIEKPIDPEKFVPEVEKHLM; translated from the coding sequence GTGAAGAAGATTTTGATCGTAGAAGACAATGCCAAGAACATGTACCTGATGGACTTTATCCTGACAAAAAAGGGTTATGCCGTCGTCAAGGCGGAGACGGGCGAAAAGGGGGTCGAGCTGGCCGGACGGGAGAAGCCGGACCTGATCTTAATGGACATCCAGCTGCCCGGCATCGATGGCTATGAAACAACCAGGCGGATCAGGGCTTCCGGCAGTGCCGGTAAGGTTCCGATCATCGCGATAACTTCCTACGCCATGACCGGGGACAGGGAAAAAGTGCTGGCGGCGGGCTGCAGCGGCTATATCGAAAAACCGATCGATCCGGAAAAGTTTGTCCCCGAGGTCGAAAAACACTTGATGTGA
- a CDS encoding PAS domain-containing protein, protein MVEISGQELKQFKLLAAAVDQTLDGIAFTDLQANILYVNKAFADLHGYPAADLLGKHVYLFHNDQQKPQVDAAISQVKATGKFSGIVWRVHRNGAVFPSRMSISIFHDPKGLALGIIAVVRDVTEQLRTEAELRGITAKYDAILKAVPNIIMEVDVNKVYTWANEAGKMFFGPEVVGKEAAAYFAGPQSTYQIVDPLFAGSEDVIYVESWQKRHDGEPRLLAWWCRTLKDADGKVAGALSTARDITDQKKAEEALLQAMKELKLVNNAAIGNELKIIEREKEINGLLKELGRGPEYR, encoded by the coding sequence ATGGTTGAGATTTCCGGCCAGGAATTGAAACAATTTAAGCTGCTCGCGGCGGCGGTCGACCAGACGCTCGACGGGATCGCGTTCACCGACCTGCAAGCAAATATCCTCTACGTGAACAAGGCGTTTGCCGACCTGCACGGTTATCCGGCCGCCGACCTGCTCGGCAAGCATGTCTATCTTTTCCACAACGACCAGCAAAAGCCCCAGGTCGACGCCGCGATCAGCCAGGTCAAGGCGACCGGTAAGTTTAGCGGGATCGTCTGGCGCGTCCATCGGAACGGCGCGGTCTTCCCCAGCCGGATGTCGATCTCGATCTTTCACGACCCGAAGGGGCTCGCGCTCGGGATCATCGCGGTCGTGCGCGACGTGACCGAACAGCTGCGAACGGAAGCAGAGCTGAGGGGGATAACGGCCAAATATGACGCGATCCTGAAAGCTGTCCCGAACATTATCATGGAAGTCGATGTGAATAAAGTCTACACCTGGGCCAATGAAGCTGGTAAAATGTTCTTTGGGCCGGAGGTGGTAGGTAAGGAGGCGGCCGCTTATTTTGCCGGGCCGCAGAGCACTTACCAGATCGTTGATCCGCTCTTTGCCGGCAGTGAGGACGTGATCTATGTTGAAAGCTGGCAAAAACGGCACGATGGTGAACCGCGGCTGCTGGCCTGGTGGTGCCGGACATTAAAGGACGCGGACGGGAAAGTGGCCGGCGCTCTTTCCACCGCCCGGGATATCACCGACCAGAAAAAAGCGGAAGAGGCATTGTTGCAGGCAATGAAGGAGCTCAAGCTGGTCAATAATGCGGCGATCGGCAACGAATTGAAGATCATCGAGCGGGAAAAAGAGATCAACGGCTTGTTAAAAGAGCTGGGCCGGGGACCGGAATATCGGTGA